A section of the Streptococcus oriscaviae genome encodes:
- a CDS encoding class A sortase, producing MARERKRKKKRSGWWRNLLALLLVLIALALIFNTSIRNFIIALNTDRYQIDQVSEGDIEKNKAAEVTFDFDQVESISTEAVLKAQWDAQQLPVIGGIAIPELGINLPIFKGLSNVALMYGAGTMKEGQEMGKLNYSLASHHIFGVAGASEVLFSPLDNAQQGMKIYITDKQQVYTYVINSVETVSPESVEVIDDREGITEITLVTCTDYDATGRRIVKGQLESSIAYKDAPKEILEHFSKKYNQYNYG from the coding sequence ATGGCAAGAGAAAGAAAGAGAAAGAAGAAAAGGAGTGGGTGGTGGAGGAACCTCCTAGCCCTCCTTCTGGTTCTGATTGCTCTAGCCCTCATTTTTAATACCTCAATCCGAAATTTCATCATCGCCTTAAACACAGATCGCTACCAAATCGACCAGGTGTCTGAAGGTGATATTGAAAAAAATAAGGCGGCAGAGGTGACGTTTGATTTTGATCAGGTAGAATCCATCTCTACGGAGGCCGTTTTAAAGGCCCAGTGGGATGCCCAGCAATTGCCGGTTATCGGAGGCATTGCTATTCCTGAGCTGGGAATCAACTTGCCGATATTTAAAGGTTTGTCTAACGTTGCCCTCATGTATGGGGCAGGAACCATGAAAGAAGGACAGGAGATGGGCAAACTCAATTACTCCCTTGCCAGTCACCATATTTTTGGAGTGGCAGGAGCGAGTGAAGTTCTTTTTTCACCCCTAGACAATGCCCAGCAGGGGATGAAGATTTACATCACCGATAAACAACAGGTTTACACCTATGTTATCAACAGCGTGGAAACAGTATCGCCTGAAAGTGTTGAAGTGATCGATGACCGAGAAGGAATCACAGAAATTACCTTGGTAACCTGTACGGATTACGATGCAACTGGACGGCGGATTGTAAAAGGGCAGCTAGAATCAAGCATTGCTTACAAGGATGCACCAAAGGAAATTTTGGAGCACTTCTCTAAGAAATACAATCAATATAATTATGGATAA
- a CDS encoding DUF4649 family protein: protein MLRLTYQDAYKQTKSQEFEDLDAILLAFSSCITLPDYLKVLSLTEDEKDLGYTGSIGELYSFLQTINQERRLKKTR, encoded by the coding sequence ATGTTACGACTCACATATCAAGATGCCTACAAGCAGACAAAATCACAAGAATTTGAAGATTTGGATGCAATCCTTCTCGCCTTCTCTTCTTGTATTACCCTGCCTGACTACTTGAAGGTTCTCTCACTGACAGAAGATGAAAAAGACCTTGGTTACACCGGTTCAATCGGTGAACTCTACTCCTTTTTACAGACTATCAATCAAGAGAGAAGACTTAAAAAAACAAGATAA
- a CDS encoding ribose-phosphate diphosphokinase, with amino-acid sequence MVQSYADKQIKLFSLNANPEIAKKISEESGIPLGKMSSRQFSDGEIQINIEESVRGIDVYIIQSTNYPVNNHLWELLIMVDACKRASANTVTVVMPYFGYARQDRIAKSREPLTAKLVANMLVKAGVDRVLTLDLHAVQVQGFFDIPVDNLFTVPLFARYYMEKGLSGEDVVIVSPKNSGIKRARALAELLDSPLAIIDYAQDDSDRSEGYIIGDVTGKTAILIDDMLNTGRTFSEAARIVKEGRATEIYAVASHGLFAGNATELLDAAPIKEILVTDSVASKNPHPKNIAFLSASKLIADAIIRIHERRPVSPLFAFNNPNKEK; translated from the coding sequence ATGGTTCAATCATATGCTGATAAACAAATCAAGCTCTTTTCCCTCAATGCCAATCCGGAAATTGCAAAAAAAATTTCAGAAGAATCTGGTATTCCTCTTGGAAAAATGAGCTCACGTCAATTCTCTGACGGAGAAATCCAGATTAACATTGAAGAGAGTGTTCGGGGGATAGATGTTTATATCATCCAGTCTACCAACTACCCTGTCAACAATCACCTCTGGGAACTCTTGATTATGGTCGATGCTTGTAAGCGTGCCAGTGCCAACACTGTGACTGTCGTTATGCCTTACTTTGGCTACGCTCGTCAGGATCGCATTGCAAAATCTCGCGAACCGCTAACAGCTAAGTTGGTTGCCAATATGCTGGTCAAGGCAGGTGTGGATCGTGTGCTGACCCTCGATCTCCACGCTGTTCAGGTTCAAGGTTTCTTTGATATTCCAGTCGATAATCTCTTCACTGTGCCACTTTTTGCTCGATATTATATGGAAAAAGGCTTGAGCGGAGAAGATGTTGTCATTGTCAGCCCAAAAAACTCTGGTATTAAACGGGCGCGTGCCTTAGCGGAACTGCTAGACTCCCCACTTGCTATTATTGACTACGCTCAGGATGACTCCGATCGCTCTGAGGGCTACATTATTGGTGATGTTACCGGGAAGACGGCTATCTTGATTGACGACATGCTCAATACAGGCCGAACCTTCTCTGAAGCGGCGCGTATTGTTAAAGAAGGCAGGGCAACAGAAATCTACGCCGTAGCTAGCCATGGTCTCTTTGCTGGAAATGCTACCGAACTGCTAGATGCTGCTCCTATCAAGGAAATTCTTGTGACGGATTCCGTTGCCAGCAAAAACCCCCATCCTAAGAATATTGCCTTCTTATCAGCAAGTAAATTGATTGCAGATGCGATTATCCGCATCCACGAGCGCCGTCCTGTCAGCCCGCTCTTTGCTTTTAACAATCCAAACAAAGAAAAATAG
- a CDS encoding CYTH domain-containing protein gives MKKNHLEIEYKTLLTETEFTHLLGDFSEVKPVSQINYYIDTPELDMKKNRMSLRIRTFDEQAELTLKIPQEIGNHEYNQSLSFTEAQELIKNFSLPDGEICQLIAQTSVPVQKLAVWGQLSTIRYEKETPIGLMALDENRYADQHDYELEVEVTDPDSGKIAFHDYLNSKGIRFKYASSKVARTANSLRPAQ, from the coding sequence ATGAAAAAGAATCATTTGGAAATCGAATATAAAACCTTACTGACAGAAACCGAATTTACCCATCTATTAGGCGACTTTTCAGAGGTAAAACCCGTTAGCCAGATTAACTACTACATCGATACACCAGAACTGGATATGAAAAAGAACCGGATGTCCCTTCGGATTCGGACCTTTGATGAGCAGGCCGAATTGACCCTAAAAATCCCTCAGGAAATCGGCAATCATGAGTACAATCAATCCCTTAGTTTCACAGAGGCTCAGGAGCTGATTAAGAATTTCTCTCTGCCTGATGGAGAAATTTGTCAGTTGATTGCCCAAACATCCGTTCCTGTTCAGAAACTAGCCGTCTGGGGACAACTTTCTACTATCCGCTACGAAAAAGAAACTCCTATTGGCCTCATGGCCTTAGATGAAAATCGATACGCCGACCAACATGATTATGAACTGGAGGTTGAGGTAACCGACCCAGATTCAGGCAAAATCGCCTTTCACGACTACTTGAACAGTAAGGGAATTCGCTTCAAATATGCCAGCAGCAAGGTCGCAAGAACCGCAAACAGTCTCAGGCCAGCCCAATAA
- the pta gene encoding phosphate acetyltransferase, whose amino-acid sequence MRNLFGEMKHKIVGKKLRIVFPEGKDERVVRAAARLKFEGLAEPIILGVPEEVHALLTDFGFSNPGITVINPENYANFETMKQEFLNIRKGKVSEAQADEILRDVNYFGVMLVQLGLAEGMVSGAVHSTADTVRPALQIIKTKPGVKRTSGVFLMVKDEHKYIFGDCAINIDPDAEALAEIAIQSAATAQTFGLDPKIAMISYSTKGSGFGPHVDKVVEATRLAQEARPDLLIDGELQMDAALEPNTARLKAPNSPVAGQANVFIFPAIEAGNIAYKIAERLGGFEAVGPVLQGLNKPVNDLSRGCSSEDVYKLGIITAAQAVDAL is encoded by the coding sequence ATTCGGAATTTATTCGGTGAAATGAAACACAAAATCGTAGGTAAAAAACTACGGATTGTTTTCCCAGAAGGAAAAGATGAGCGTGTTGTGCGTGCGGCTGCTCGTCTGAAGTTCGAGGGATTGGCTGAGCCAATCATTCTCGGTGTGCCAGAAGAAGTCCATGCCTTGTTGACTGACTTTGGTTTCTCAAACCCAGGTATCACCGTTATCAATCCTGAAAACTATGCCAACTTTGAGACCATGAAACAAGAGTTTTTGAATATCCGTAAAGGAAAAGTCAGTGAAGCACAGGCTGATGAAATCTTGCGCGATGTTAACTACTTCGGTGTCATGTTGGTTCAGCTTGGTTTGGCTGAAGGGATGGTTTCTGGAGCAGTTCACTCGACTGCTGATACCGTTCGCCCTGCCCTTCAAATCATCAAGACAAAACCAGGTGTTAAGCGGACATCAGGTGTCTTCTTGATGGTTAAGGATGAGCATAAATACATCTTTGGCGACTGTGCCATCAACATCGATCCAGATGCAGAGGCACTTGCTGAGATTGCTATCCAGTCTGCAGCAACAGCTCAAACGTTTGGTTTGGATCCAAAGATTGCTATGATTTCTTATTCAACTAAGGGTTCTGGTTTCGGCCCACATGTAGACAAGGTGGTTGAAGCAACTCGTTTGGCTCAAGAAGCTCGTCCTGACCTTTTGATTGATGGAGAGTTGCAAATGGATGCGGCCCTAGAGCCAAACACAGCCCGTTTGAAGGCTCCAAACAGCCCAGTTGCCGGTCAAGCCAACGTCTTTATTTTCCCTGCTATTGAAGCTGGAAACATCGCTTACAAGATTGCAGAGCGTCTAGGTGGTTTTGAGGCGGTTGGCCCAGTTCTTCAAGGATTGAACAAGCCGGTAAACGACCTTTCTCGCGGTTGTAGTTCTGAAGA
- a CDS encoding cysteine desulfurase family protein produces MIYLDNAATTALSDQALNTLMAVSKEYYGNPSSIHGLGRKANQILRESRQTIAQTLDVRPEQLIFTSGGSEADNLAIIGYALAHQDKGKHLITTAIEHHAVLHSMRYLEERLGFEVTYLEPFEGTIHPSQIQEALRPDTILVSIMYANNETGLLLPIKEIGHILADHQAVFHVDAVQAIGKLPLFPEQEGIDLLSASAHKFHGPKGIGFLYSRIAKFDSLIHGGKQENQHRAGTENIAAIAAMATALKEQTTRQKEQFQTIKELKTYLVKGLDGLPFYLNESGPCLPHILNVGFKNQLNEQVLMRLDLAGIAVSSGSACTAGVVQTSHVLEAIYGKESSRLKEAIRISFSETTTTHELDKLIATLKEIIGGTH; encoded by the coding sequence TTGATCTATTTAGATAATGCCGCTACAACCGCTCTATCAGACCAAGCTTTAAATACCCTTATGGCCGTTTCCAAAGAATACTACGGCAACCCCTCAAGTATCCACGGCCTAGGCCGTAAGGCTAACCAAATCTTGCGTGAGTCCAGACAAACAATCGCTCAAACGCTTGATGTGCGACCTGAACAGCTTATTTTTACATCCGGTGGCTCTGAAGCAGATAACCTAGCGATTATCGGTTATGCCCTCGCTCATCAAGACAAGGGTAAACACTTGATTACCACTGCTATTGAACATCATGCGGTTCTCCATAGCATGCGCTATTTGGAAGAACGGCTAGGATTTGAAGTGACCTATCTCGAACCTTTTGAAGGGACTATCCATCCCTCTCAGATCCAAGAAGCTCTACGGCCAGACACCATCTTGGTCAGCATCATGTATGCCAACAACGAAACGGGGTTGCTTCTCCCTATCAAAGAAATCGGACACATCCTTGCTGATCATCAGGCTGTATTTCATGTTGATGCGGTACAAGCCATCGGAAAACTTCCGCTTTTCCCAGAGCAAGAAGGGATTGATTTGCTTTCTGCATCTGCCCACAAATTCCACGGACCTAAGGGGATTGGCTTTCTTTATAGCCGCATTGCCAAATTTGACTCTCTCATTCATGGTGGGAAGCAAGAAAATCAGCACCGGGCAGGCACTGAAAATATCGCTGCTATCGCTGCTATGGCAACGGCGCTCAAGGAACAAACTACCAGACAAAAAGAACAGTTTCAGACCATCAAAGAGTTAAAAACCTATCTGGTGAAGGGACTTGACGGACTTCCTTTCTATCTCAATGAATCCGGCCCCTGTCTACCACACATTTTAAATGTCGGATTTAAAAACCAACTCAACGAGCAAGTGCTCATGCGTCTGGATCTAGCAGGTATCGCTGTTTCCAGTGGTTCAGCCTGCACAGCTGGTGTTGTCCAAACCAGCCACGTCTTAGAAGCCATCTATGGCAAAGAATCTTCACGCCTGAAAGAAGCCATCCGCATTAGCTTCTCAGAAACTACAACCACTCATGAATTGGACAAACTAATCGCAACCCTAAAAGAAATAATTGGAGGAACCCATTAA
- a CDS encoding DUF1831 domain-containing protein yields MAFEHSVTLKNCDYTYQINPAIKKYTLRDNTFEQTKVGNYQLTRMLEEVPNSNQGFLLKIIINSDLTGFKINITDKSGLRLVDIFKPDSNKVIQEKFYFLMDSLVDREIFTKVGK; encoded by the coding sequence ATGGCATTTGAACACTCTGTCACCCTCAAAAATTGTGACTACACTTACCAAATCAACCCAGCTATCAAAAAATATACCTTGCGCGACAATACCTTTGAACAAACCAAGGTAGGCAACTACCAACTGACACGCATGTTGGAAGAAGTTCCCAACTCTAACCAAGGTTTCCTGCTGAAAATCATCATCAATTCAGATTTGACTGGTTTTAAAATCAACATTACAGACAAATCTGGACTTCGCTTGGTTGACATCTTTAAACCAGACAGCAACAAGGTTATTCAAGAAAAATTCTATTTCTTGATGGATAGCCTAGTTGACCGCGAAATTTTCACAAAAGTGGGCAAATAA
- a CDS encoding NAD kinase, which yields MKITDRKKIALLSSKNPKSEAVVKELWDKLKEANFILTPKNPDIVISIGGDGMLLSAFHKYEKIIDKVRFVGIHTGHLGFYTDYRDFEVEKLVENLKLDTGARVSYPILNVKVKMTDGREIVARALNEATIKRLSKTMVADVYINGVAFERFRGDGISVSTPTGSTAYNKSLGGAVLHPTIEALQIAEVASLNNRVYRTLGSSIVVPKKDKIVIEPKHDGRYSLSVDNRTFVYENIDQIEYQIDNSKIHFVASPSHTSFWNRVKDAFIGEVE from the coding sequence ATGAAGATTACAGATAGAAAAAAAATCGCTCTGCTCAGCAGTAAAAATCCAAAGAGTGAAGCAGTTGTAAAAGAACTTTGGGACAAATTGAAGGAAGCCAACTTTATATTGACTCCCAAAAATCCAGATATTGTTATTTCCATTGGTGGCGACGGGATGCTCCTTTCGGCTTTTCATAAGTACGAAAAAATCATTGATAAGGTTCGCTTTGTTGGTATCCATACTGGTCACCTAGGTTTCTATACAGATTATCGCGATTTTGAAGTGGAGAAGCTAGTAGAGAATCTCAAATTGGACACTGGAGCCAGAGTTTCTTATCCAATTCTCAATGTCAAGGTCAAGATGACAGACGGTCGAGAGATTGTTGCGCGTGCTCTCAACGAAGCCACTATCAAACGCCTATCCAAAACGATGGTAGCAGATGTCTATATCAACGGTGTTGCTTTTGAACGTTTCCGTGGCGATGGCATTTCGGTATCTACACCGACGGGTTCTACCGCCTACAACAAATCGCTTGGTGGTGCTGTCTTGCATCCCACAATCGAAGCCCTTCAAATTGCAGAGGTAGCCAGTCTAAACAACCGAGTTTACCGGACGCTGGGCTCTTCCATCGTAGTGCCCAAGAAGGACAAGATTGTGATTGAACCTAAGCATGATGGGCGTTACTCATTGTCAGTGGACAATCGAACCTTTGTTTACGAGAACATTGACCAGATCGAATACCAGATTGATAATAGTAAGATTCATTTTGTGGCCTCACCTAGTCATACCAGTTTTTGGAATCGGGTCAAGGACGCCTTCATCGGAGAGGTGGAGTAG
- a CDS encoding redox-sensing transcriptional repressor Rex, with translation MKKEKNTTIPRATAKRLSLYYRIFKRFHAGNIEKASSKEIAEAIGIDAATVRRDFSYFGELGRRGFGYDVKKLMDFFAEILNDNSITNVMLIGVGNMGRALLHYRFHERNKMRIVMAFEADDHPAVGTIDENIPIYGISDIQEKNAEAKAQTAILTVPSNKAQEVADLLVKAGIKGILSFSPVNLSLPKDVVVQYVDLTSELQTLLYFMRKG, from the coding sequence GTGAAAAAAGAAAAAAATACAACCATCCCTAGAGCAACTGCCAAACGCCTCTCCCTTTACTACCGTATTTTCAAACGATTTCATGCAGGGAATATCGAAAAAGCCAGTTCCAAAGAAATTGCCGAAGCAATTGGCATTGACGCCGCAACAGTTCGACGCGACTTTTCTTATTTTGGTGAATTAGGCCGTCGCGGCTTTGGCTATGACGTCAAGAAACTGATGGATTTTTTTGCTGAAATTTTAAACGACAACTCTATTACCAATGTTATGTTGATTGGTGTTGGTAATATGGGACGTGCCCTGCTCCACTATCGCTTTCATGAACGTAATAAAATGAGGATCGTTATGGCTTTTGAAGCAGATGACCATCCTGCGGTTGGGACCATTGATGAGAATATTCCAATATACGGTATTTCTGATATTCAAGAAAAAAATGCTGAAGCCAAGGCTCAAACAGCCATTTTGACTGTCCCAAGTAACAAGGCTCAAGAAGTTGCTGATCTTTTAGTAAAAGCTGGAATCAAAGGTATCTTGAGCTTCTCACCAGTCAACCTATCTCTACCAAAAGATGTGGTGGTGCAATATGTTGACTTGACAAGTGAATTACAGACTCTTCTCTACTTTATGCGCAAGGGCTAG
- a CDS encoding GTP pyrophosphokinase: MEFNWEEFLDPYIQTVGELKIKLRGIRKQYRKANRHSPIEFVTGRVKPIESIKEKMALRHIKLENLAQDMQDIAGVRIMVQFVDDVEEVLAILRKRKDMQIVHERDYINNMKASGYRSYHVVIEYPVDTINGNVTVLAEIQIRTLSMNFWATIEHSLNYKYKGKFPDEIKRRLEITAKIAYQLDEEMRKIRDDIQEAQVLFDPAHRKLSDGVGNSDDTDEDYR; this comes from the coding sequence ATGGAGTTTAACTGGGAAGAATTTTTAGACCCTTACATACAAACAGTTGGGGAACTAAAAATCAAGTTGCGCGGTATTCGCAAGCAATACCGTAAGGCCAACCGTCATTCTCCGATTGAATTTGTGACTGGTCGAGTTAAGCCGATTGAGTCTATCAAGGAGAAGATGGCCCTTCGTCATATCAAGTTGGAAAATCTTGCCCAAGATATGCAGGATATTGCCGGCGTTCGCATCATGGTGCAGTTTGTGGATGACGTAGAAGAAGTTCTAGCTATTCTGCGCAAGCGCAAGGATATGCAGATTGTTCACGAACGGGATTATATCAACAATATGAAGGCTTCTGGCTATCGTTCCTATCATGTAGTGATTGAATACCCTGTTGATACGATTAACGGCAATGTGACGGTACTGGCAGAGATTCAGATTCGAACTCTGTCGATGAATTTCTGGGCAACGATTGAGCATTCGCTGAATTATAAGTATAAAGGGAAATTCCCTGATGAAATCAAGCGGCGACTTGAAATTACTGCCAAGATAGCCTATCAGTTAGATGAGGAGATGCGGAAAATCCGCGACGACATTCAAGAAGCACAGGTTCTTTTTGATCCTGCCCACCGCAAGTTGAGTGACGGCGTTGGAAATAGTGATGACACAGATGAAGATTACAGATAG
- a CDS encoding RluA family pseudouridine synthase yields the protein MRFEFVADQQSMVKTFLRRQDVSRGLLAKIKYAGGQILVNDEERLATYQLSVGDKVTIDIPPELDVTGQLEAIHRPLDIVYEDEHFMAIDKPFGYASIPSILHSSTIANFVKGYFVNKGYENRQVHIVTRLDRDTSGLMLFAKHGYAHARLDKQLQSKTIHKRYYALVQGKGELSRAGDIIAPIGRPEDSIITRCVSPTGKYAHTSYEIIQSWGEVHLVDIQLHTGRTHQIRVHFAHIGFPLLGDDLYGGSLDHGIERQALHCHRLTFDNPFVNEQLNLTSPLPADFQAVIKNLNENKEIYNGNSEFIR from the coding sequence ATGCGCTTTGAGTTTGTCGCCGATCAGCAGAGCATGGTAAAGACCTTTCTCAGACGACAGGATGTGTCACGGGGCTTACTAGCTAAGATAAAATATGCGGGCGGTCAGATTTTGGTCAATGATGAGGAGCGCCTTGCTACCTATCAGCTATCAGTCGGAGATAAGGTAACAATTGATATTCCACCCGAGTTGGATGTGACAGGCCAACTAGAGGCTATTCATCGCCCCTTGGATATTGTCTATGAAGACGAGCACTTCATGGCTATTGATAAACCTTTCGGTTATGCCTCTATCCCCAGCATCCTTCATTCATCCACCATTGCTAATTTTGTGAAGGGCTACTTTGTAAACAAGGGGTATGAGAATCGACAAGTTCATATTGTGACCCGACTCGATCGGGATACATCGGGCCTCATGCTCTTTGCCAAACATGGTTATGCTCATGCCCGTTTGGATAAGCAGCTTCAATCTAAGACCATCCACAAGCGTTATTATGCGCTGGTTCAAGGAAAAGGTGAGCTTTCGAGGGCGGGGGATATTATTGCTCCCATTGGCCGACCGGAAGATAGTATTATCACCCGCTGTGTCAGCCCGACCGGCAAGTACGCTCATACTTCTTATGAGATTATCCAGTCTTGGGGCGAGGTTCACTTGGTTGATATTCAGCTCCACACGGGTCGTACCCACCAGATTCGGGTTCACTTTGCTCATATCGGTTTTCCGCTTCTAGGGGACGATCTCTATGGCGGCAGTCTTGACCATGGGATTGAACGTCAGGCCTTACATTGTCATCGGCTGACCTTTGACAATCCGTTTGTGAATGAGCAACTCAATTTAACTAGTCCATTACCAGCCGACTTTCAGGCTGTAATAAAAAATTTAAACGAAAACAAGGAGATTTATAATGGAAATTCGGAATTTATTCGGTGA
- the radC gene encoding RadC family protein, whose protein sequence is MYQIEFKEESLLPRERLMEVGAEKLSNQELLAIFIRTGTKKESVSHVSNNLLARLENLAALRELSIEELQQLTGIGKVKAIEIKAMIELGKRINQSELRLKGQVLGSEKLGRKMMQELGDKKQEHLVALYLNTQNQIISQKTIFIGSVNRSIAEPREILHYAVKCMATSLIIVHNHPSGSVDPSRNDVIFTETLKKSCETLGLVLLDHLIVGSSGYYSFREESELY, encoded by the coding sequence ATGTATCAGATTGAATTTAAGGAAGAATCCTTGTTACCGAGAGAGCGTTTGATGGAAGTGGGAGCTGAAAAGTTGAGCAATCAAGAGTTGCTAGCTATTTTTATCCGAACAGGAACCAAAAAAGAATCGGTTTCGCATGTGTCTAACAATCTTCTGGCTAGATTGGAGAACTTGGCTGCATTACGAGAATTATCTATTGAAGAATTGCAGCAATTGACAGGGATTGGGAAAGTAAAGGCCATTGAAATCAAAGCGATGATTGAGCTTGGAAAACGCATCAATCAGTCCGAGCTACGTCTGAAGGGGCAAGTATTGGGCAGTGAGAAATTAGGGCGAAAAATGATGCAGGAACTTGGTGATAAAAAACAAGAGCATCTAGTAGCTCTCTACCTCAATACTCAGAATCAAATTATCAGTCAGAAGACAATCTTTATTGGCAGTGTGAATCGTAGCATAGCTGAACCTAGGGAAATCCTTCATTATGCAGTCAAATGTATGGCAACATCCCTTATCATTGTTCACAATCATCCATCTGGTTCGGTCGATCCCAGTCGCAATGATGTAATTTTTACTGAAACATTAAAAAAGTCCTGCGAAACGCTAGGACTGGTTTTACTAGATCATTTAATTGTCGGAAGCTCAGGCTATTACAGTTTCCGTGAGGAGAGCGAGCTTTACTAG